The following is a genomic window from Phaseolus vulgaris cultivar G19833 chromosome 6, P. vulgaris v2.0, whole genome shotgun sequence.
TACAATTCCTAAAAACACTCTACCAACTTTTCTCCAAACATAGCCTCAGTTCTTCATGAAAATAATCAATAGTTGATATCACGAACACACacataacaaaaacaagaaTGTGCTGAAATATGAACACTTAATTTTCTCATTGAAGATTAAAATTAATGACTTTACCATCACTAACACTAAAAGAGCCTAAGAAGCAGAGTGTGAGTGTAATATCATGTGAAGAGAGTGTCAGCACCCCACTACTAAAAAATCTAACTTTCCATCACAATCACTAAAACCAAACACCCCAGAAAAGCCGAACGAAAATGCCACCAAACACGACCCaactttcattttaaattttccaAATTTCATGCCTTTCACGGAGGAACAGGGCAAACGCTTTGTGGGAAATGCCGCGTTTTTCGAGAAAGCCAGCAGGGTCAATACCCTTTTCGCCATCATCACTTGTGGTTTCCGTTTTGGTCTCTGTCTGTTTCTTCTTCGGCTTTTGGCGTTTCTTGGGGTTCTCGGAAGCAGCACAGGCCGTTTTTGTTGTCGTTCTTGTTCTGCGTTGGAAAGTGAGGTTTTGGGGTTTGGTTTGGGAGGGAGGGAAGGAGGTGGCGGTGGTTGGAGGGAAGTAGAATTTGAATGGGATTGAAAGGGTTGACATTGTTTGATTGGgataaggaagaagaacacaGTGAGCACTATGCTCTGTACTCAGTGTTGTGTTGCCTTTGGTTACAAGAGAGGTTTTAGAGTCCACCTTTTTGGCAATAATCTGACAAGAGCAAAATAGAAAAGAATATCTTCTgactttcaattcaaaaaataatatgaaatgaaaaaaaaatgtatatttttacaCTTCTACATTCTTATTAGAATTCATAGGAGTCATATACAGTACAATTTAGttaagagtaaaaaaaaaaggaattttaaactatgttttttaatatttaatagaaatatatcaaattaaaatattagaaaatatattattaaatataaaatgtaaacatatttataaaaaataatttaatatgtgTGTAAAATGTTGGTGGAGGGTCATATTTTGTTACTTGGTTAGCCATGGATGGAAACAAGATGTTCACcaaaaaagaatatataattGTAAGTTTTTATCATACAACAAGATGAGTCACATTACTACATGATGCATTTGCTCACTATCACCTTATGATTGATTGAGGAACAAACACATTTAACTTTGTTGAGACTTAAATTACATACACTTCTAGGCCATGAAGATCGTTTGTACAACTAGAGTTGTTTGGCTACATTAACTAGTTACACAAATTTTGGCAATGAGAGTTTCACAAGTATAGACATGGGAAAGAGATTTTTTATAATCAACTAATGTAAGCCATCATGCAACAAATCAAAGGATACATTACTCTTCAAGgttcttttaacaaattaagattgttttgtttttattgatttttttttcaaaaaattacaaattagaGTTAATTGTGTCAACATGACACAATTTTAATACAAAGAAGTTGTCCAATAGTAACACAATTTTTGTTATGTCAAAGTGAAGTTGTATCAATTTGATACTACTTTAGTTCTAAGGATGAACTGGTGTCAACTTGACATGacttttattaatgaaattattcttttaaagtAAAATCATGTCTTAGTGGTATGACTTTTGTgcaaatcaatattttattttattttatttacatacgtgttttgaataaaaaaatattaatatatataatattagttaatgtaaataatagataattttaaaatcatttcattggtataataggttttcatctagtttatttttaaaattctttattaataggtacaATATACCTATGTAtctttttgttaacatatgagttttggtataGTCCCtccatatattttatattttctttatttttttctttttttaataataatattcttttcatgtgatggcaaaaaaaaataatagataaatttaatgcaaatagtagtagttaattaattatttaattatagtttAAATAATCAAGTCGATAACAATGATAACAAAGATACCGATGATGATCCACCTCCGTCCGACACTCACTCTCTACAAAGACCTCAAAGACAAATGAAAAGATCACCTTGTGACATGTCTTCCCATAGATAAATTACTTACTATAATGCAAAATTtgctttttattttgattttgtaatgAATTTGACTATTTTGTGTATGTGTAATGAATATCTTCTCATCATCATTTCTAAAAGATATCCATCTACTCCTATTTATTTTCCACATGCAcaataattatttctttttattttccaaatacacaataataaattttttttcacaattatAGTTTGTCTATATAAAATTAGTAATAGCCAAATATGAAACAATACaatattaaacatttttttttctaacaaaaaactcctacaaaaatttatttatcaaacaatcaaataaaaatattacataacttactaccatTCAACacacaaatttaatttatttaaactataattaaatattactatttacataaaatttatcTACTACATTACATTAATTAATActatatatattaacattttttatttgaaacacatatctaaagaaaataaaataaataaggacTTATACAACAAGTTGGCACAAATTCATTCTCAATACTAAAAATGTGTCATCTTGACACGACTTCACTTTGATATGGAAAAAATCATTCCACCATtacatgattttttatattaaagtcATCTCACTTTAGCATAATTAGCCCCaatccataatttttttaaaactaaccTCATTTCAGTGAAAAGTAAGTAAAATTGTCCCAGTTTAGTAAAAAAAACACTCTTCAATGTATAGTAATTAACTATGTAAATGTTTTTATAGACTTAAATGTTTGAGCATTTATAATCACTGTTGCTTAGTAGGCCATTTGAACAAATTTGGATTCTTTGTTGGATATTTGATGTTATTTATCTActctcttttaaaatatattaaaaaaatctaatatacCAAAATCAGTATATTTTTTAAGACACACAGACATCACTAAAAACTCCTCGAAAGGATCCAAACTCCATTTTGACAAATTTGTACCCTTTGATAAGAGCAAGATTTGAATGGCATTTGATAGTTTTCACGAGGATTCCTCGTATGATGATGCCTTGTGCGCCAATCCATTGGAAAGGTTTACATGACAATTTGGACGTGTGAAAGAGATTCTTCGTTCTCATGTGTCTTTATGATGGAGCATTTATCAATGTTTAcaaaaattgttattgaatgcCCTTATAAATAAGCTTAATAGTCAATGATCATTAAACTCAACTATTTGTTAATacattcaatataaaaaaaacttgaagctctttacaatatatttttcattattcaGAAGCATAAATTTTGTTCACACACATAATGTTTTATCTGTAAAAGAATTTGTTGATTAGAGACAATActtttcaattatattataattcatAATTGAAGGACTTCATAAAATAACCTTTACACTAACCGTATTccaattaaactttaaaaaaaagtacacCATAACGTGATCTTTTTAAACCACTATTGTAATGAAGTTCAAGTGTACAAATAATACCATAGTTGATCAGAAAAACATAATTCGAAGCTAAAAAAGTATCAATTGTTAGCTATATTCCAGTTAGCTACAGaccaaaaaaaggaaaagaacttGCTGCAAGACAAGATCATTGAGGTGAATCACACTGTACTagcaaattaaaatttgaagcAGAGCATAAATCCACAAGACACAGGAACCAACATGATTATAGTATGCTGCAACTTTATAACATTGTGTTTACTCTCATTCTCCTTACCTCGTTCTCACATACACACGGCTCTCCCGTACACACATTCTCTAATTAGTATAAACAAGCACTgtgtaaaaaaaacaaaaaaaaaacaaaaattggaaGATTTTGCATGTTTTTATGGTATTTAAAGCAACTATGGACTTTATTATCACCAATTCCATCGCATCAATTACAAAGGTAAATGAATACAATACACTTCAGAACATCTGTGTGCTAATACACAGTTTGTATATATAgaatgagagagagagattacagCTTCTAGCTATTCTTGTTTCTTAGGGTATTCCCTCGGTCCAAATATTGTGGACCCAACTCTCACATTAGTACTACCCATTTCAATCTGGAAAggcaaaaaatatttatcaacaGTTGCACGTATACAATTGACTAAGAGTAAAAGAAATCAGTTAGTTGAGAAATCTTTAAGTAGTTCAAACAAAGACTTTAGTAACGTATCTATCAACTAGTAGTATCTTCAAAATGCTTCACAAATCACATCCAATACTAATTAAAAGAAATGTGGTAGTGTCCTCATAACCATATCTATAAAACTTCGAAAAATGCTAACACACTCTTTTAAGACTTTATTGTTGGGTAAAATTCATGTAAGAATGCAGATTTCACCCTTATTTGATGAATTTCATTTATGATTTAGTGAGATCTTTCTGGATTCCATTCAATAATGACAAATATTTTACAAAGTGTGTTGTTAGCATTCTTCATACACTATCATTATCACTACAAGTATCAAACAAAACATGCCCATTGAAAGATGGAATCACGCAATGCAACTATCAAGAAAATTATACTTTAGCACACTATTCCATACCGCTAACTCAAAATCACCAGACATGCCCATTGAAAGTTCACATTGTTCCTCGGGCATTTCAAGTGCCTTGCATACTTCAGATCTGCAATTTGACAGGGTCTGATTTTTCACAAAAGAGAAAACCTTATTAAACAGACAAGTAGAATTTGGAACTAAAGGCACATAAAACATTACTACAAAAGCAACAAAATGATGGTAAAAAATGCAGAACAaatttcaacaaaacaacatgAAGACAATAAATGAAATGCATTTCTTAAATGGAAAAGTTCTGACAAACAAGAAATGGATCATTTCAAGAAGTGCTCCCCCACATGCTTCAGAATATAATAGAATCTGCACCTGAAAGTTCTGTGGGGTTGAGGTATAGTCTGCCATTCCTATTGTCATTAAGCCAGAGAACACTAGGTTTGGGCAGCTCAATTTCACGTGTTTTGCAAGCTCAACGCAATTAGAAGGATCAACACCAGATTTGGCTGCAAAAAATATAAGAACccatacaaaaaaaatttatttatttaaaatatgtaagAAATAAGAGCATTATGCTACGACAAACAATGCACTAAAAAGTACTTGAAACAATGCAATACATAATGAATGAATTTGATACGCTGTGTTAACAAACAATGATGGAATAGCTAAAATTCTCCAATCCAACAGATATCAAACTATCTTAGGAGTGACTGATTAAGTAGCATTACCGTGTCAATAttgaaatgaataaataaaagtttaatgCAGTAAATAAACCATGGGATAAGGGGAAATATTTGAATTACTTATATTCTTCCAATTTATGGAATTCCATGGGTATTACAGGAATACAATGAATACTAATTCCCTGATGCCAAATTAAGAACTCTTAGTACGGTAAGACAAGTCAGTAACACAAATATACAATTTACAATCTACACATGAAGGATTTGCTAATACCTCAAGAAGGAATTTTCCTCACATCCAAAGGTATTGGTGGTATCTCAAAAGAACCAAAAAGTGTAAAAAAGAGTTAAGAGTAACTCATTAGTCAAACTTACATTCTTCACCACTGGTATTTACTTGCACCAAAACCCGCAAGGGATCTCTTCCAAGGGTTGATACCATACGATCAAGATTATTTGCTATCTACAGTTCCAGAGGTACAAGAACACTTTAAGGTGAGTCAAATAGCTAATGGTATTGATTAGAAAATTAGCTGTACCAACaccaaaatttgaaattttaactaGTTATTTGCTAGGTATAATATACACCTTGTCCACAGCAACAGCAATGCGAAAAGTAGTTAATAAGGGAGCACAACATAAAGACAACTTTTATCTAGATTCATTCAGATTTTATTAGTgaataaaatacaataattaacAACAAATTCATATCTCCAAGAACTACAAGTAACATTGATTTTACATCTCTACCTTCTGATTGTCCACACTCTCAAACACGGCCAGATTTGGAACACCACCTACATAAAGTATGCAACTTTAACATTCAGCTAATATAAGGTGCTGAAGAAAGGAACAGCCGAATAAGCTATAACAAGAGAATGCCATTGTAGAAACATTTTTAACAATCACAGAGCCAACCAAAAAGATGTAGAAAAACTATGTACCAGCTCGGATAGCAAAATTGAACTGGCATCACCACTCAATCACCTTTATATTGAAATTTAATCCCTATTTCATCTCTGCCATTTGTTACTATTGCAACACTATGAGATTGGTATGGCGTGCTAATATGACATATAAGGATTATAATCATCATGTAATGGAACCAAAAATAGTATTCAGacctaaaattaaaataaattgtatggACTAAATTGAAAATCAATGTATCACGTAGGAACCAGAGATTTTTAAAAGAAGTAATTGAAGAAGTTCTAACTTCGAATTTTCAAACACTTCTAGCGGTGTGTAACTTGCTAAAGCACTCTTTAAACAAATGAGAGATATGACAATATACTCCCagttatatttttcaataaataatatatgcATTGATAGTATAAACTTTTTCACAAGGTTACCCAATCATAGAACTTGTTAACTTGTATAATAACTACCTTAAAACTTGGGTCAAAGAAAATTTCTGATTAGTTGACATAGCTTACCTATTAaactcttatttattttaaaagaaagtaTTTTAGCAATATTTCAACTTAGATTTATTAAAGAGTAAATAGTCAGCAGTATCCACTCATGGTGTAGAGAGTAAGTTTGTTAACTTTTACAATATCTATCATACTCCCTCTAGACTCGAATATAacgaaaataattaatttcacaCTGATCCAAAAAGGCaattaacataatttaattctaataatttccattaaaaaatactttagttTTCTAAAATGTTCTTCATTCAAACTTAATATTATGAAGAAAAGAGAGTCATTGAGCTAATATAGTGCTTCTACAAACACAAGGTAGCCTTCCATGTATGCAAAACTAGAAGGCTCTGATATGATGACCAACATTAAAATCAAAAGCAACCAAAGGCCTCATTTTCCATCCAAATCCTACCACCCTAGTGAAAGCATAGAAGGGAAATCATTCTACatcaataaactaaaaaataaattcagcaacaattttttttttaaattacccAAAAGTGTTTTGACTTTGTTGCTCTGCAAGTGCCCAATGAAATGCCATTCAACGTCTTGCGGAAGCTGCAGGCACGTCCAAAATCAAATCATTAGAAATTTCCATTCACAACACAAGGGAACACAACAAAGTAGCATTTATATTTTGAAtcctaaatatcaattaaaatatgaaaagggaaaaaaatgaaagaaatcaAAGTAATCATTGCAACACCTGAGGAGCTTTTTCAACGATTTCTTGGACGTAATTTTCGCCGAAGCAGCGGTGACCCGCGTCGTAGAGTTGTCGAATCAGAGTGACGGGTTTCGTCTTGGAAACCGCCACGACCCGGACCCGGTCGGGTTTGGAGCCGGAACGCTCAGCCGCCTGCTGCACCCGGAGCATCACCGACCGCAATGCCGCCAAGGCGGCGCCCTCCGCCACCAGCGGAGAAGTCATGGAATCTGGAATCGGAAAAAAGTGGCGCGTTGTGTGGCGTCTCTTCTGTTGAGGTGGTTGAACACTCAACACAAAACAAAAGCCCAACGAGCCagaaaaaaaaggttaaataattaacaatatctctatttttttattttacaaaagtatgtatatataattgtgtgttttttaaataaataatattttaatttttataatattatgatttatcaaatttgattttcatttttcttaaaatttaccAAATTTTTACTGTAAAAAACTTTacattttttcttatttgttaTTGGGTGTAAAATTCAACACATAAAGTTATTTATATTTCAACTCTTGCAGTTTGTCACGATGTCAGTTTAATTATTTGGTTGATTTAGAGTtgttttattca
Proteins encoded in this region:
- the LOC137831257 gene encoding uncharacterized protein, with product MTSPLVAEGAALAALRSVMLRVQQAAERSGSKPDRVRVVAVSKTKPVTLIRQLYDAGHRCFGENYVQEIVEKAPQLPQDVEWHFIGHLQSNKVKTLLGGVPNLAVFESVDNQKIANNLDRMVSTLGRDPLRVLVQVNTSGEESKSGVDPSNCVELAKHVKLSCPNLVFSGLMTIGMADYTSTPQNFQTLSNCRSEVCKALEMPEEQCELSMGMSGDFELAIEMGSTNVRVGSTIFGPREYPKKQE